Sequence from the Burkholderia stabilis genome:
CGCGGCCAACAACCGCCACACGATCGGTGCGCTCGAGCGAATCTTCGAATCGGGGATGCGCGAATTCCTGAAAGCGAAGGAAAAACGCATCAGCGATCCGGGCCTCGTGCTCGACGGTGCGCGCCGCGCGATGCGCGCGTCGTTCCAGCGTGAAATGGACGTGCTCGAAGCAAACCTCGCATTCCTCGCATCGGTCGGCTCGGTCAGCCCGTACATCGGTCTGTTCGGCACGGTCTGGGGGATCATGAACTCGTTCCGCGGCCTCGCGAACGTGCAGCAGGCGACGCTCGCGAACGTCGCACCGGGCATCGCCGAGGCGCTCGTCGCCACCGCGATCGGCCTGTTCGCCGCGATTCCGGCAGTGGTCGCGTACAACCGCTACGCGCACGACATCGACCGCCTCGCGATCCGCTTCGAGACCTTCATCGAAGAGTTCTCGAACATCCTGCAGCGTCAGGCCCAGTAAGGAGCGCGCCATGGCAGGAAGCCCCATCCGATCCAGCATGCGCGGCGGCCGCTCGCGCCGCGCGATGGCCGACATCAACGTCGTGCCGTACATCGACGTGATGCTGGTGCTGCTCGTGATCTTCATGGTCACCGCACCGCTCGTCGCCCCGTCGATCATCAACCTGCCGACCGTCGGCAACGCCGCGCCGCAGGAGCAGACGCCGCCCGTCGTCGTCAACATCAAGGCCGACCGCACGATGAGCGTCAAGTACAAGGGCGACTCGGGCGCGACCCAGGAAGACACGATGACGAAGGCCGAGCTCGACAGCTTCATCTCGGCCCGGCAGGCCGATCATCCCGACCAGCCGGTCGTGATCGCGGCCGACAAGACCGTGCAGTACGATGCGGTCATGACCGTGATGTCGGATCTGAAGGCGCGCGGCGTCAAGCGCGTCGGCCTCCTCGTCAAATCGCAATGAACGCGCAGCAATCCACGCGCAGCACCGGCTATCCGCCTCGGCCTCCTCGCGAGCGCGGCACGTGGCGCGCGTTCGCGCTCGCCGCGCTGATGCACGTGCTGCTCGCGCTGTTTCTCTATCACGGCGTGCAGTGGCAGAACAGCACGCCGGCCGGCGCCGAAGCCGAACTGTGGACCGAGATGCCCGACGTACCCGCACCGCGGCCTGTCGTCACGCCCACGCCGCCCGCGAAGGTCGCGCCGCCCCCTCCCCCGGTACGGGACGAGCAGGCCGACATCGCGTTGCAGCAGAAGAAGCGCCAGCAGGAAGCGGCCGCGCGCGAAGCGCTGCTCGAGCAGCAGCGCCGCGCGCAGCAACTGAAGGCGCAGCAGGAAGACGACGCCCGGCGCGCCCAGCTTGCCGCGCAGCAGGCAGCCGCACTCGCCGCGCAAAAGGCCGCCGACCGCGAAAAGCAGAAGCAGGCCGACAAGCTCAAGCAACAGCAGCTCGCCGAGCAGCAGAAGCTCGAACAGCAGAAACTCCAGCAGCAGAAGCAGGCGCAGCTCGAAGCGCAGCAGGCGGCGAAAGCGAAGGCTGACGCGGCCGCGAAGGCAAAGGCGGAAGCCCAGGCCAAGGCGAAGGCCGAAGCCACGGCACGCGCGAAGGCCAGCGCGGCGGCAAACGCGAAGCTCGACCGCGAGCGCAGCGCGCGTCTCGCGCAGATGCAGGGTCTGTCCGGCGCCGGTGAAGGCGGCGGCGAAGGCCTCGCGAAAAGCGGCACGGGCACGGGTTCCGGCGGCAACGCCGCGACGCCCGGCTATGCCGACAAGGTGCGCCGCCGCGTCAAGCCGAACATCGTTTGGGGTGGCGAGCGCGCAGGCCTGACCACCGTCGTCAAGATTCGGTGCACGCCGTCCGGTGACGTATTGAGCGCATCGGTTTCCCGTTCCAGCGGGAATTCGGGGTGGGATCAAGCCGTGGTCAATGCGATCCACGCATCGGTCCCGTTGCCGCCCGATTCTAACGGTCGTACCCCGTCGGACATTACGATTACCTTCAAGGCGGCGGAGTGAAAGGAAATACGCTTACACTCCGGGCGTCGCTGTCAGACGGGAACGAATCGGGTATTTTTACTGTCTCTCTGCGGTTGCGCAGCGATCCAAGTCATACGGGAAGCAAGAAGCATGAGTTTGATGACAAAACTAGGTTTCAGGGCACTCGTGGCCTCGTGTCTGATTGCGGCGGGCAACGCCGCTAACGCCCAGGTCAACGTGCTGATCACCGGTGTCGGGTCGACCCAGTTCCCCATCGCCACCGCGAACTTCGCGAACGAGGCCGGCCTGCCGCAGCAGGTCACGTCGATCGTTCGCGCCGACCTCGCCCGCAGCGGCAAATTCACCAACGTCGACGCGGGCAGCACGCCCGTGCCCGAGACCGCATCGGTCGATCTCGGCGCATGGAAGGCCAAGGGCGCGAATGCATTCGTCGCCGGCAGCGTGAACCGCGAGGCGAACGGCCAGTACAAGGTCAACTTCATCCTGTACGACACCGTGAAGCAGCAAAGCCTCGGCGGCCTGTCGCTGACGGCCACCGACACCACGCTGCGCACGGCCGGCCACAAGATCGCCGACTACATCTACCAGAAGCTGCTCGGCGTGCGCGGCGTATTCGCGACGCGCCTGTCGTACGTGATCAAGACCGGCAACCGCTACCAGCTGCAGATCTCGGATTCGGACGGCCAGAACGCGCGCATCGCGCTGTCGAGCACCGAGCCGATCATCTCGCCGGCCTGGTCGCCGAGCGGCACGAAGGTCGCGTACGTGTCGTTCGAGCGCAAGAAGCCGATCGTCTACATCCATGACCTGCCGACCGGCCGCCGCTACATGGTCTCCGACCAGAAGGGCAACAACAGCGCGCCGGCATGGTCGCCGGACAGCAACACGCTCGCGGTCGCGCTGTCGCTGACGGGCAATACGCAAATCTATACGGTCAACGCGAACGGCGGCGGCCTGCGCCGTCTCACGCAGAGCAGCTCGATCGACACCGAGCCGTTCTACTCGCCGGACGGCCGCTGGATCTACTTCACGAGCGATCGCGGCGGTGCGCCGCAGATCTACCGGATGCCCGCACAAGGCGAAAGCGCCGGCGCCGCACAGCGCGTGACCTTCACCGGCAGCTACAACACGAGCCCGCGCGTGAGCCCGGACGGCAAGCTGCTCGCTTACATCTCCCGCACCGGCGGGGGCTTCAAGCTGTACGTTCAGGATCTGCAATCCGGCGCGGCGAACGCCATCACGAATACGAATCGCGACGAATCGCCGAGCTTCGCGGCAAACGGCCAGTACCTCCTGTACGCTACCCAGTCGGGTGGTCGCAACGTTCTGGCTGCAGTGCCCTCCGACGGCAGCGCGCCGCCGCAAATCCTGTCCGTCCAGGGCGGCTCCGTTCGCGAGCCGTCGTGGGGGCCCTTCATGCAATGACCACAAGGAGAGTAACCATGATGTCGAATAAAGCTCGTCTGGCCTTGGCCGTGATGATGATCAGCGCGCTCGCAGCGTGCAAGTCGGGCGTGAAGCTCGACGACAAGGCGAACAACGCGGGTGCGGTCAGCACGCAACCGAGCGCCGACAACGTCGCGCAAGTGAACGTCGATCCGCTGAACGACCCGAACAGCCCGCTCGCGAAGCGCAGCATCTACTTCGACTTCGACAGCTATTCGGTGAAGGACGATTACCAGTCGCTGATGCAGCAGCACGCTCAGTACCTGAAGAGCCACCCGCAGCGTCACGTGCTGATCCAGGGCAACACCGACGAACGCGGCACGAGCGAGTACAACCTCGCGCTGGGCCAGAAGCGTGCGGAAGCCGTCCGCCGCGCGATGGCGCTGCTCGGCGTGAACGATTCGCAGATGGAAGCCGTGAGCCTCGGCAAGGAAAAGCCGCAGGCAACGGGTCACGACGAAGCATCGTGGGCGCAGAACCGTCGCGCCGACCTCGTCTACCAACAGTAAGTAACGGAAGAATCGCCGTATGACGCACCGTGTAACCTGGCTGCGTGCAGCCGCAGCCTTCTGCGTCGCCGGCGCGGCGTGGTCGGCCGCGCCGGCGCACGCCGGCGTGTTCGACGACAACGAAGCGCGCCGCGCCGTGCTCGACCTGCGCAGCAAGACCGACAACCTGGCGAGCCAGTTGTCCGCCGCCCAGCGTACGATCCTCGATCAATCCGGCCGTCTCGACCAGCTGAACCAGCAGGTCGCGACGCTGCGCGGCGAGAACGAGGACCTGACGAACCGGCTGACGACACTCGAACGGCAGCAGAAGGAGTACTACCAGGATCTCGACACGCGGCTCAAGAAGTTCGAGCCGCAGCAGGCGACGATCGACGGTGTCGAAGGCACCGTGCAGCCGGGTGAAACGGATGCGCTCAGCGCGGCGCAGCAGCAGTTCCGCAACGGCAACTTCAAGGCGGCAGCGGCTTCGTTCCGCAGCTTCATCGCGAAGTATCCGCAGAGCCCCTACCAGCCGACCGCGCAGTACTGGCTCGGCAATGCGCAATACGCGCTGCGCGACTACCGCGGTTCGACCGCGACGTGGCAAGGGATCGTCAGCAAGTACCCGCAGCACCCGCGCGCAGCCGACGCCCTCGTGGCGATCGGTACGAACCAGCTCGAGCAAGGCCAGAAGGCGGCCGCAAAGAAGACGTTCGAGCAGGTCGTGTCGCAGTACGCCGGGTCGAACGCAGCACAGACGGCGCAGGGCAAGCTCGAAACGATCAAATAATTATCGTGTCGGATTGTTGACTGACCGGCAATCCGCCGCTATAATCTTTTGCTCTTTAGGTCGTTGCTCAATTGATCGAGCAGCGACTCCGAGTTTTTTCGTTCTCAAGCAGTTTTTGAGGGCGTGGGGTGGTAACTCAGTTGGTTAGAGTATCTGACTTTTAATCAGAGAGTCGAGGGTTCGAGTCCCTCCCACCCTACCAATTATCTTTTCGATAGTTGCAATTGAAGCCTCCCGCGCGGAGGCTTTTTTGCGTCTGCGTCCTGGCGCGTCGAGATCGGAATTTCGACTCGCCATTTCCGGTCAGATACGCAAGCACCGGGCACCCTGCGCGACTCGCCGGACGAACGTCGCCCTTCCGCGTTTCTCTTCACATTCGGGCAATCGCCCCGGAACGCTACCGCTGCCAAGCCTCATTTCTTTTGCTCCGCCGGCCGGGGGTCTCGCATCTTCATTCTGCATTCCCGCCACGCACTCGCTTATCCACGGCCGCACCTCGGCCGAAGCGGTTGCCCCGTGAAGCCGCCATACAGAAACGCAACCATGAAAACGCTCGGCATGATCGACTCGAACCAGTCGTTCATGAACGTATCGACTTCCGCGGTGGCGCGCGGCCTGGCCGGGTCATGGCGCACCGGAACCGTGCGCCCACCGCGACCGACACGAAACTCGCCGGAAGCGACACGGGCTCGCCGCTTTGCGTCACGAAGGCGATCTGCGGGTGATGCCCTCCGTCATTCAACCGGACGACCGTTCCCGGTGCGGCAACGGACGCCGCGATGAAAGCGAACCGTTCGCTGATCGCGGTCACACCCCACACCGTCAGGATCACGCCGATCACCAACACGACGAAATTGAACCTGCGGGTCTGGTCATCCACCAGGCGTCCCGATACCGAACGGCACATGCGCTGCGCGCCGGCAAGCAAGCCGCAATCGCAATACGCGTCACGGCTGATGCGCGTTCACCGCCACGGCCCCTTCCGACGTCGCCGCCGCAACGGGCACCTGCGCTACCGCCGCACCCGGCGCGCGCACCCGCATGATCCCCGCCTCCCCCACTTCGACGAACAGATCGTCGTGCGGCGTGACGACCATCCCCGCCGGACGATTCAACGAACCCGGCAATACCCCCGGCCGATTGCCGCGTGACCCGAGCTGTCCGGCGATCACCGCGGCCTCGCCCTTCGCGTCGATCCGCAACACGGTATGGTTTCCGCCGTCGCTCACGTACACGTTGCCGCTCGCATCGGCCGCGATCCGGTCGGGCATGCACCACGTCCAGTCGCAACTGATCAGGTTGTTGCGCAGCCGGTCTTCCTCGTCGCGCGACTTCGCATTCGCGAGCGCGCCGTAGTACGCGTGCTCCGCGGCCGGCCACGGCCCCGGCAGGAAATGGATGCGGTGGGCGCCGGTCGAGGGGTCGATCTGCCAGATCACGTCGCGGCTCAATACGTAGAGCTGTCCCTGCGGGCCGATCGCCAGATCCTCGTAGCTCCCCGGCCGTCGCCTGCTCGCGACGAAACGCTCGACGTCTTCGCGTGGAATCTTGTACTGCTGCTCCTCGCGTGCCACCGTCGCAACCGTTCCGGTCGAGAAATCGAGCCGACGGATGCGCGCACCGCGGCCCGCCACGTACGGGCTGTCGTCGAGCACGTACAACCGGCCGTCGCGATCGAAACGCAGGTAGCGCGGCCGCCAGAAGGTCGCCTGCGCGAACGGGCCGTCGACCCGCGTCTGGTCGCTGACCGTGCCGCTCACCGTCTGCACGTTGCCCTGCGGATCGATACGCCGGATCAGCGCATTGCCGCTGTCCGCGACGTAAAGGTTGCCCGACGCATCCAGCGCAAGCCCCGACGGATAGCGAAAGCGCGCATTCAACCGCGGCCCGTCGCTGCGGCCTTTGTCGTCCGGCGCGCCCGCCCAGAGCTCGCCCTTGCCGTCCGGCGCGATCCGGTAGATCGCGTCGTCGAGACGATCGACGTAGTAGATCGTGCCGTCGGCGGCAACCGCGAAGTCGTCGTCGACCGATCCCGGCAACCGCGCGGCCTTCGCGTCCGCCGCATCGGCCACCATCAGCCCGTCGCTGCGGTTGCTCACCCCTGCATACGCGAGCAGCCGGCCGTCCGGCGCCGCCTGCAGCACGACCTCACCGCTGCCGGTCGTCACCAGCCTGCGCCCCGATCCGTCGATCGCCAGCGACGTCAGGTCGCGATCGTCCGAGCGTCCGCGGCGCGACGCCGGTTGCGCGATGCGCACGGTCGCGCCCGGCTTGCCGTCGGCGCCGACGGTCACGATCGAACGTGCGCTCGCCGCGATCATCTGTCCCGCGCCGTCGAACGCCAGCGCAATGTAGCCGGGATCGTCCTGCTCGTCGTTTGCTTCGGTGTTCTTGTCGCCCGCCCCGGCAGGCGCCGCCCCGATGAACGGCACGCTGCCGGCCAGCGCCGCGACCGGGCCGGCTTCGGGCGGCACGCGCACGGCGGCGGCGGCCGCTTCGCTCGCGGCCTTCGCATCGTCCGACGCATCGGCAGCCTTGCACGAAGGCAACGGCGTGTAGCCGTCCGGCGTCACATGGCCGAACGTCTTGCCGTCGGTGATCCAGATCGCGCCATCCGGGCTCGCCGCGATCGCACGGATGCCCGACGGCGTGCAATCGCCGTCCGGCTGCTTCCACGTCGCGACCGATCCGTCGGCGCCGACGATGCGCAAATGGCCCGAATACTGCTCGCGCGTCCAGAGCCGACCCTGTCCGTCCAGCGCGATCGCGTCAGGATGATCGAGCTGCCCGACACCGCGCGGACCGTCTGCATCGCCCGGTTTGCCCGGCACGCCGGCAATCGTGGCGACGGTGCCGTCCGGCCGGATCGCGCGCACCAGCGAGTTGCCGGTGTCGGCCACATAGACGGTGCCGTCCGGCGCACGCACGGCGTCGCCCGGCTGGTCGAAACGCGCGGCGGCGGACGCACCGTCCAGGTACGCGCGTACCCCGCTCCTGCCGGCCAGCGTCGTCACGCGGCCCTGCGCATCGATATGCCGCACGGTCGACGCGTACGTGTCGAGCACGAGCACGCCGCCGTCGCGGTCCGCATGCAGCTTCAGGCTGCCGGCGAAACGCGCAGCCGTGCCGGTGCCGTCGAGATTGCCTTCCGAACCCGGCGTGCCGGCCACCCATTCGAGCGACGGCCCGCCAGCCAGCGGAAAACCGCCGCACGCGCTCAACAGCACGGCCACGGCCGCGCATGTGGCGATGCGCAAACCGACTCCGTTCGCATTCCGGATCATCTTCTTCTCCTTGCCCGTTCCATTCGTACCCGCTGCCGACACGCGCAACGCGCGGGCATCCGGGCGATTTTCTTCGCTCATTGCGACGCGGCCTGCGCGGCCGGTCGGCAGAACAGCTCGCCGCTGGCGGCCACATAGTCGGCCAGCCGCCCCGGATCGCGCGCATCGAACAACGACACGCTGCCGGCCTGGCTCGCATTGAGCACGGCGAGCCGGCTACCGTCGGGGCTGAACGCCAGCGCAAGCGGCCATTCACCAGTGCGATACGCGGCGCGCAGCATGCCCGTCGCGCGATCGGCGATCAGCACCGTGTTTTCCTGCGGCAGGCTGAACGCCACCGTGCGGCCGTCCGGGCTGAACGCGAAGTGATAACTCGTCAGCGCGCGGCAATACTGCGCGGCCTGGCGCGGCCGAAGCGTGTTCGCGTCATAAGCCGCGATGCCGTCACGAAACAGCGCGACCAGATCGCCGGAACCCGGCTCGACCGCGACGTCGTATGCATCGGCATCGGCGATCGTACCGACCTGCGCGCGCGTCTGCGTGTCGAATGCGTCGATGCCACCCGCCACGCCGTTCGTCACGAACAGGCGCCGGCCGTCCGCAGACAGTGCCAGTGCGGCAGGCCGCCCGAAGGGCTGGTTGCCGGCATTCCCGCCGCTCAGCGCAATCGGCTTGCCGAGCGTGCGGAACGTCGCGAGATCGACGACGGATACCGAGTTGGCGACCACGTTCAGGACATACGCGCGCGCGCCGTCCGGCGACACGGCGACGGCCTGCGGAAAGCGCTGCACTTTCGCGACGCCATCGACACGCGCGCTGTCGAGATCGAGTCTCGCCAGCGAATCGGCGCGCATCGAGCTGACGTAAGCATGGCGCTCGTCGGTGGCGATCGCGATACCCGTCGCGCCGATCCCGCGACAGAAATTGTCGGGGCAACCATCCCTGGCCGCTTTCGCCGGTGGATCGCCGAGATCGCGCACACGACGCGCGGCGGCAACGTCGATCACCGCAACGGCGTTGTCGCCGTTGCTGGTGACGTACAGATGCTTGCCGTCCGGCCCGAACGCGATACCGGCCGGGCCGTTGCCGACCGGGATGACGGCCGGCGCATCGGTCCTGGCCGGCTCCGTTTGCGCGTATACGCCGGCCGCCAGCATCGTGAACGCCACCGAAAACATGGCCCGCCGCACGACACGCGGCTTGAAATCCACCTTCACGTTATTGCTCCTCGAATATAGGCACGTGCCACACGACACGTCAGCGCACGCTCACGTCGCGCAGCACCGCCCCGTATCCCGCGTACAGATTGGCATCGGGCAGCAACTGCCGCTGCGCGAGTTGCCGATGCACGATCGGCAGGTTATGGAACGGCATCCTCGCGAACAGGTGATGTTCGATATGAAAATGAATCGCATGCGGGCCGAACAGGAACGTCTGCCACGAACGCCGGCCGATCGTGCGCGCGTTGCGGCTCTGGTCCGAGCCGGCCGGCAGCCCCGCGTGCTCGAAAATCGCGCGCACCTGCCCGGCAAGCGGCAGAAGCGTGACGGACGGCGCGATCCACAAGGCGACGTACAGCAGCGGATGTCCGGCCAGCGCGAGCGCGCCGAACAGCACACCGTTGGCGGCCAGCATCGACGCGACTTCCCACGCGGCATACGCACGCGACTTCCGAACCTTCGGCAACGCATGCGCGAACTCGCCGCGCGCGAGCTTCACGACGCTCGTCACGTAGCCGATGCCGCACGCGTACGCGAGCAGGCGACCGATCAGTTGCCTGCGCGTCACCGGATAGTCGTGAACGCCGAACAGCAGTGCAACGGGATCGTCCGCCTGCATCGGCGCGCGATGATGCTTCAGATGACCCGCTCGATACGTGCGCAGCGACAGCCACAGCGGTCCTGCCGCGAACACCTGGCCAAGCACGTCGTTGATGCGACGGCTCCGCGCGAGCGACCCGTGCGCGCCTTCGTGCATCATCACGGCAAGCGCGAGCTGGCTGCGCGCGATCACGATCGCGGCGCACGCATACGCGAGCGGATGCGCAAACGCGATCGCACCCGCGAACGCCGCGGCAATCATCAGCCAGTCGCCTGCCAACGCCGCGCCGACGCGCAAAGCGTTCACGCGGAACAACGCGGGATCGGGCACGAACCGCGCAAGCTCGGCGTTCGATCCGGCATGGTGAAGAAGGACGTCCGTCATGCGAGCCTCCTGCGCGGCGAACGCCGCTCGACCCACAGCGCACTGACTGCTGCGAGCGCCACGCCGCCCGCCACGTCGGCGACCGTATGCTGCTTGAGCGTCAGCGTCGACGCACAGATCAGCACGCCGATCGCCGCCACCGCGAGCCGGCGCCGGTCCGCCAGCATCCGGCAGGCGAGGCACGTCACCGCGACATGCAGGCTCGGAAAACCGTTCGCCGCGAGATCGAGCTGCCACATGCGCGCGAGACGATGCCGCACGAACGCGTTGCCGATCTCCGCGACGTCCGGCCGCGGCACGATTTCCGGAAACAGCAGGAAGCAGACGACACCGGCCACGAACGCGATCAGCACGGCCTCCTTGAACGCGGCGAACGCAGGCGGCCGCGCGTATGCGGCGAGCGCAATCACGAACGGAAAGAAACCGACATAGACGAACCACGACCACGCGATGAATGGAATCCGCGCATCGATCTCCGTGGCAAACACATAGCGCGGCGTGACACCGCGTTCCAGCAGAAAGAAGATCACGAGGCCCGCGGCCATGCCGAACGTCGCGGCCAGCATCTGCCGGATATCGAGCCGGCGATCGTCACGAAACGACAAGGTGCTCATCTCGGTGCCGGCGCCTCGCATCGCGCTTCCGCGTCGGCCGTCTGCGCACGCGCGTGCAACGCGAGAATGCACGACGTCCATGCCTCCACGCGCGCACGTGCATGCTCGCGGCCGGCGATCGTTCCCGCCGGCGTGCCCGGATCGCGCATCAGGTCGGCGGCGGCCTGCCCGACCTCGTGCCGGAACGCGGCCGCATCGCCGCGCCACGTGACGACACGATGCACGAGTTTCAGCCGCGCCGCGCGCGCGGCGTTGCTCGCCTGTTCGGGCTGATCGGTCTGCACGAGCAGGATCGGGCGACGATATACGCGCGCGATCGACAGCGCGGCCATGCCGGGCGCCGATACGATCAGCGGCGCATGGGCGGCGCGCGCGGCCCAGTCGGCGTCGACGCCGATCCAGCCGTCGCGCCCGGCGTAGCCCTCGCCCACGCGATGCGCGGCGAGCCCCGCGTCGCGCATGCCGGCCGACAGCGCATCGGCGAGCGCGGCATCGCAGAAATGCGGATTCAGATAAACGGCTGCGGCCGTCGGCGCCGCAGCCGGCCGTTCGGCGACGACCGGCACCGGCGTCGGCAGCCGGTAATGCACGTGCGATCGCCGTGCATCGTCGTACGCGTCGTACGCGAAATCATGCTCAATGCAGCACAGCGCCGAATCGATCTGCCAGTCGACGATCCGTGCGAAAGCGCGTGCCAGCGCGCGCGGCAACCGCTCGTCGAAATTCGCGGTCAGCGCACGGCGAAGGCTGCCGCCATACACGTGGACGACGCGCCGCCGCCAGCCCGGCACCACGCCCATGAACAGCAACGCCGGATGAAACGAGTCGTTGATCACGAGATCGGCATCGCGCACGATCGCACGCAGCCGCGCGATGTCGCGCAGCATGCGTGTCGGCCTGAACACGTATTGCGCGACATTGCGATCGGTCGCATCGCGCAGCATGTTCTGCCGTTCGTCGAACTGCACCGCGTAGTGATGCGACAGCACGGCTGCGTCGATACCGAATGCAGCCAGGAATGCCTGCCCTTCATCGGACGTCGTCAGCACGTCGACCTGCGCGCCGGCCGTGCGCAACGCATGCACGAGCAATTGCGCGCGCATCAGGTGGCCGCGCGCGTCGGCCGTCGCGAGATAGACGATGCGCGGCATCATGCGCGCGGACGCAGCGACTGGACCCATCCGGCCGCGTACATCGCCAGCGCGCCCGTCACGCCGAAGCCGGCTTCGATCGCGCGAATCTCGTCCAGCAATGCGGCAAGCTGCGCGGCCTCGGACGGCGCCACGAGACGGCGCAGCGTATCCGAACAAAGCCGGACGTGCCGCGTCTCGTCGGCAAGCACGCGCGCGAGCAGCGGATACAGCGGATGCGCTTCGCCGATCGTCGCGCAGTGGCGGGCGAGCACGCGCATCGCCATCTGTTCCGCGCACAGGCCCGTCGCATAGGCCGGCACGAGCACGCCCTGCGCAAAATGCGGTGCATGGCGCTGCGCGAGCCGGCGCCATCGCATGATCTTGCGCCGGCTCAACCAGTCGGGCGCGTGCGGCTTCGTCGATGGTGTAACGCCACGCACGCGCAGCGCATCCGCAAACGCGTCCGCGTGACGGCGCTCGTCCGCGAGATGCTGCTCGATGCGCGGTGCGAGCCAGTCCGGCGGTTGTCCGGTCCAGTCCTCGTGCAGCGCGCACTCGGTCGCTTCCTCGCCGATCAGGTACATGCGCAGCATCCAGCGCTCGCCATGCGTGCTGCGATGCAGCTGCCGGATCGCAGCACGCTTGATGCGATCGACGAGATACGCGCGCACCCGCGCCGCGCCGCGCGGCACGGGCGCATCGAGACAGTCGAAGCGTTCGCCGTGCGCCACCTGCCGTGACGCGGGCAACTCGCCTGCCGTGCTCATACCGGCACGCCCCGCGCGGATGCGGATTTCGACGCGGATGCCGCAGCGGCCGCCGGATCGCGACGCCAGCCGAGAATCAGGCCGACGAAGCTTTCCTGCATGAACGCATGCGCAGACGCGGCCGCACCCGCGAAGGGTTCCTCGCGGCCGTTCACGCGCAGATAGCCGTTGCCGTCGCGTGCGCCGAATTCGATCCGGTCGTTTTTCCTGAAGCCGCGTTCGCGCAGGTCTTTCACGAGCGTGCTGCCATCGAGGCCGAACAGGAACAGCTCGCGCTGCGCGACCCACACCGGGATGTGATTGCTCAGCGCATCGAAGCGAACCGACCACGTGCCGGACGCCAGTGCGCGATCGACATCGGCGTCGCGCGGCGCATTCGACGTGAAGCTCGCGCGCGCAACCGATTTCGTCAGGCCGCCGACACCGAGCGCGATCGTGATGTCGTCCGCCGACGGCTGCTTCGGATCGGTCGCGCTCACCTTCACGAGATGCCGCGCGAGCCGCGACGCCAGCGACGGATGCGCGAACAGCGCGAGCGTTTCGTCCGGCGTGAGCACGTCGCGCTCGCCGTCGCCCTCCTTCACGCGCACGCGGTACGGATCGATCCGCACGTCGGTGAACGTGCCGTGCACGGGCGCATGGACGTACACGTCGCGATCCCATTTCGCGCCGTCGCGACGCAGCAGCACGTGCACGCTCAACGGTACGCGCCGGCCGCCGCCGTCGACGCCCGTGCCCTGCAGCAGCACGTCGCCGAGCACGTCCTTCGTGCGGCGATTCGCGTCGCTCGAAAACACGATCGCGTGCGCGTCGGTATCGATGCTCGCGTGAACGTCGGGC
This genomic interval carries:
- the tolQ gene encoding protein TolQ, whose amino-acid sequence is MNTSQDLSIISLVLNASVLAQAVMGLLLLLSLMSWTFIFRKWFAIRRARAQTERFEKDFWSGGDLQALYQSAANNRHTIGALERIFESGMREFLKAKEKRISDPGLVLDGARRAMRASFQREMDVLEANLAFLASVGSVSPYIGLFGTVWGIMNSFRGLANVQQATLANVAPGIAEALVATAIGLFAAIPAVVAYNRYAHDIDRLAIRFETFIEEFSNILQRQAQ
- the tolR gene encoding protein TolR, giving the protein MAGSPIRSSMRGGRSRRAMADINVVPYIDVMLVLLVIFMVTAPLVAPSIINLPTVGNAAPQEQTPPVVVNIKADRTMSVKYKGDSGATQEDTMTKAELDSFISARQADHPDQPVVIAADKTVQYDAVMTVMSDLKARGVKRVGLLVKSQ
- the tolA gene encoding cell envelope integrity protein TolA, coding for MNAQQSTRSTGYPPRPPRERGTWRAFALAALMHVLLALFLYHGVQWQNSTPAGAEAELWTEMPDVPAPRPVVTPTPPAKVAPPPPPVRDEQADIALQQKKRQQEAAAREALLEQQRRAQQLKAQQEDDARRAQLAAQQAAALAAQKAADREKQKQADKLKQQQLAEQQKLEQQKLQQQKQAQLEAQQAAKAKADAAAKAKAEAQAKAKAEATARAKASAAANAKLDRERSARLAQMQGLSGAGEGGGEGLAKSGTGTGSGGNAATPGYADKVRRRVKPNIVWGGERAGLTTVVKIRCTPSGDVLSASVSRSSGNSGWDQAVVNAIHASVPLPPDSNGRTPSDITITFKAAE
- the tolB gene encoding Tol-Pal system beta propeller repeat protein TolB, whose product is MSLMTKLGFRALVASCLIAAGNAANAQVNVLITGVGSTQFPIATANFANEAGLPQQVTSIVRADLARSGKFTNVDAGSTPVPETASVDLGAWKAKGANAFVAGSVNREANGQYKVNFILYDTVKQQSLGGLSLTATDTTLRTAGHKIADYIYQKLLGVRGVFATRLSYVIKTGNRYQLQISDSDGQNARIALSSTEPIISPAWSPSGTKVAYVSFERKKPIVYIHDLPTGRRYMVSDQKGNNSAPAWSPDSNTLAVALSLTGNTQIYTVNANGGGLRRLTQSSSIDTEPFYSPDGRWIYFTSDRGGAPQIYRMPAQGESAGAAQRVTFTGSYNTSPRVSPDGKLLAYISRTGGGFKLYVQDLQSGAANAITNTNRDESPSFAANGQYLLYATQSGGRNVLAAVPSDGSAPPQILSVQGGSVREPSWGPFMQ
- the pal gene encoding peptidoglycan-associated lipoprotein Pal, with product MMSNKARLALAVMMISALAACKSGVKLDDKANNAGAVSTQPSADNVAQVNVDPLNDPNSPLAKRSIYFDFDSYSVKDDYQSLMQQHAQYLKSHPQRHVLIQGNTDERGTSEYNLALGQKRAEAVRRAMALLGVNDSQMEAVSLGKEKPQATGHDEASWAQNRRADLVYQQ
- the ybgF gene encoding tol-pal system protein YbgF — protein: MTHRVTWLRAAAAFCVAGAAWSAAPAHAGVFDDNEARRAVLDLRSKTDNLASQLSAAQRTILDQSGRLDQLNQQVATLRGENEDLTNRLTTLERQQKEYYQDLDTRLKKFEPQQATIDGVEGTVQPGETDALSAAQQQFRNGNFKAAAASFRSFIAKYPQSPYQPTAQYWLGNAQYALRDYRGSTATWQGIVSKYPQHPRAADALVAIGTNQLEQGQKAAAKKTFEQVVSQYAGSNAAQTAQGKLETIK
- a CDS encoding YncE family protein codes for the protein MKVDFKPRVVRRAMFSVAFTMLAAGVYAQTEPARTDAPAVIPVGNGPAGIAFGPDGKHLYVTSNGDNAVAVIDVAAARRVRDLGDPPAKAARDGCPDNFCRGIGATGIAIATDERHAYVSSMRADSLARLDLDSARVDGVAKVQRFPQAVAVSPDGARAYVLNVVANSVSVVDLATFRTLGKPIALSGGNAGNQPFGRPAALALSADGRRLFVTNGVAGGIDAFDTQTRAQVGTIADADAYDVAVEPGSGDLVALFRDGIAAYDANTLRPRQAAQYCRALTSYHFAFSPDGRTVAFSLPQENTVLIADRATGMLRAAYRTGEWPLALAFSPDGSRLAVLNASQAGSVSLFDARDPGRLADYVAASGELFCRPAAQAASQ